The following are encoded together in the Cohaesibacter gelatinilyticus genome:
- a CDS encoding YcbK family protein codes for MKRLIRICAILGALGLLAACKTTGQQSKLGVTSSVSTHIDLSDRSMTAYAEGRTKQGAKLITGKHGFKRAHGRVKLSCLKPEIVKILKQVERHYGKKVIVTSGYRSKSHNRRVRGARNSQHMYCRAADIRVPGVSKHALAKYARTIKGIGGVGVYCRSSFVHLDSAKRRDWRWGCGKKKRRKRTARRR; via the coding sequence ATGAAACGACTTATTCGCATTTGCGCCATCCTCGGCGCTCTGGGACTTCTTGCGGCCTGCAAAACGACCGGTCAGCAATCCAAACTGGGCGTGACCAGCTCGGTAAGTACCCATATTGATCTGTCAGATCGAAGCATGACGGCCTATGCTGAAGGCCGCACCAAACAAGGTGCCAAACTGATCACCGGCAAACACGGGTTCAAGCGCGCACACGGACGTGTGAAGCTTTCTTGCCTAAAGCCTGAGATCGTGAAAATTCTCAAGCAAGTTGAACGCCACTATGGCAAGAAAGTTATCGTAACCTCTGGTTATCGGTCCAAATCTCATAACCGTCGCGTTCGTGGAGCGAGAAACTCCCAACATATGTATTGTCGCGCCGCAGATATTCGAGTGCCAGGTGTCTCCAAGCACGCGTTGGCCAAATATGCGCGCACAATCAAGGGTATTGGTGGCGTCGGGGTTTATTGTCGCTCCAGCTTTGTGCATCTGGACAGCGCCAAACGCCGTGACTGGCGATGGGGCTGCGGCAAGAAGAAACGCCGCAAGCGCACAGCCAGAAGGCGCTAA
- a CDS encoding VOC family protein, protein MKYLHTMVRVSDLEASLDFYCNKLGLVEVKRNDYPQGRFTLIFLSADGSTENCLELTHNWDPEQYGEGRNFGHLAYEVDDIYELCKNLMDQDVIINRPPRDGRMAFVRSPDGISIELLQKGEAKEPQEPWLSMGNIGHW, encoded by the coding sequence ACACACTATGGTGCGTGTCTCGGATCTGGAGGCCTCACTGGACTTTTATTGTAACAAGTTGGGACTGGTCGAGGTCAAGCGGAACGATTATCCTCAAGGGCGTTTCACTTTGATTTTTCTCTCCGCTGACGGAAGCACTGAAAACTGTCTTGAACTCACTCATAACTGGGATCCTGAACAATATGGTGAGGGACGAAATTTTGGTCATCTTGCATATGAAGTAGATGACATTTACGAATTATGTAAAAATCTTATGGATCAAGATGTTATCATAAACCGCCCTCCTCGTGACGGTCGCATGGCATTTGTTCGATCCCCGGATGGAATTTCCATTGAGTTGCTTCAGAAGGGAGAAGCAAAAGAACCACAGGAACCCTGGCTTTCTATGGGTAACATTGGCCATTGGTAA